A stretch of Bradyrhizobium sp. AZCC 2262 DNA encodes these proteins:
- a CDS encoding DUF2252 domain-containing protein, with protein MPLTSSSRTERFKQGKALRHTTPREAHADLKGSFSRNAVALLAESDRDRVPELVPERYARMSLNPFAFLRGAAAVMAADLAAQPMAGIPVQAGGDSHLMNFGAFVTPENNILFDVNDFDETLPDVDFTVDLKRLAASVAVAALGSGAPKKQARALAAATVKAYRSHMAVLAKLSPLEIWHSRIDLEHEIDQIGNASLRRKLVGVIGKARGEGLSKDDNFPHLVSGDNPRIVDKPPTIFHLDPKADARHKLGVQQLLAAYRKGLNPDRLRLLDRFTLKDLAFKAVGVGSVGTFCCVGLFLTSDNEPLFLQVKQAQNSVLERLGGKLGYKGHQGRRVVHGQQMMQAASDIFLGYTQDEDSGRQFYVRTLKNRRLGGVSEITEGAAFPDYARLCGRTLARAHARSGDPAAITGYSGKSEVLDDAIASFAMAYAKQTILDHAALVKAKDPATSAKTITVRPAKAA; from the coding sequence ATGCCACTGACCTCGAGTTCACGCACCGAACGGTTCAAGCAGGGAAAGGCGCTTCGCCACACGACACCGCGTGAAGCGCATGCGGACCTGAAGGGATCGTTTTCGCGCAATGCCGTTGCGCTCCTCGCCGAGAGCGATCGGGATCGGGTCCCGGAGCTCGTCCCGGAACGCTACGCGCGGATGTCGCTCAACCCGTTCGCATTCCTGCGCGGGGCCGCCGCCGTCATGGCGGCGGATCTTGCCGCCCAGCCGATGGCTGGAATTCCGGTGCAGGCGGGCGGCGACAGCCATTTGATGAACTTCGGCGCCTTCGTCACGCCCGAGAATAACATCCTTTTCGACGTCAACGATTTCGACGAGACGCTTCCCGATGTAGATTTCACTGTCGACCTCAAGCGTCTTGCAGCCAGCGTCGCGGTCGCGGCGCTGGGCTCAGGCGCACCGAAAAAGCAGGCCCGGGCTTTGGCGGCTGCGACCGTCAAAGCCTATCGGTCGCATATGGCCGTACTGGCTAAGCTCTCTCCGCTGGAGATATGGCACAGCCGGATCGACCTCGAACACGAGATCGATCAGATCGGCAACGCGAGCCTGCGACGCAAGTTGGTCGGCGTGATCGGCAAGGCGCGCGGTGAGGGCCTGTCAAAGGATGACAATTTCCCGCATCTCGTCAGCGGCGACAATCCGAGGATCGTCGACAAGCCACCGACCATCTTCCATTTGGATCCCAAAGCCGATGCGCGACACAAGCTTGGCGTCCAACAACTGCTCGCCGCGTATCGCAAGGGCCTCAATCCGGATCGACTGCGGCTGCTCGATCGCTTCACGTTGAAGGATCTGGCATTCAAGGCGGTAGGCGTCGGTTCCGTCGGGACCTTCTGCTGCGTGGGCCTGTTTTTGACCAGCGACAACGAACCGCTGTTCCTTCAGGTCAAGCAAGCGCAGAATTCCGTGCTGGAGCGTCTTGGCGGCAAGCTTGGGTACAAGGGGCACCAAGGCCGCCGCGTTGTACATGGCCAGCAGATGATGCAGGCCGCCAGCGATATCTTCCTAGGCTACACGCAGGATGAGGACTCCGGACGCCAGTTCTACGTCAGGACCCTGAAGAACCGCAGGCTGGGCGGCGTCAGCGAAATCACCGAAGGGGCAGCATTCCCGGATTACGCCCGGCTATGCGGCCGTACCCTCGCACGCGCCCACGCGCGATCAGGCGATCCCGCCGCGATTACCGGCTACTCCGGCAAGAGCGAGGTGCTCGACGATGCGATCGCTTCCTTCGCGATGGCCTATGCCAAACAAACTATCCTCGATCACGCCGCTCTTGTGAAGGCAAAGGACCCGGCGACATCGGCCAAGACGATCACGGTCAGGCCCGCAAAGGCTGCCTAG
- a CDS encoding FAD-dependent oxidoreductase, whose protein sequence is MADLARCHAVVIGAGMAGLTAAQAISGHFGKVTIIERDVLPAGAAPRSGTPQAQHAHMLLAGGLKALQSLFHGFENDLADAGAVKIRTGKDIRYERPGFDPFPIRDLGIHVFCMSRPLLEAVTRRRVQQTPNIDICVRSRVTGLVASRDAKRIEAVRYDSEDGPVTLEADLVVEASGRCGLTLQLLEELSLERPEETQIGMDQAYASTIVERPIDHNADWLGNIILPSAPASSRGAFLFPIEKQRWLLSVGANHGDAPPGDRAGFMDFVRSLRTPTIYDAVRDARPLTDIVRYKLPCSTRRHFERLESFPAGLLVTGDALCRFNPVFGQGMSVAAQEAVILDRLLAEGVPMERLAHDFFAAIQETIATPWGVAVSDFVYPATRGVRPADLAQRLQYGVALTKLAAQDPEVHRLTAEVSQLLKPQAALREPALVARVVSLM, encoded by the coding sequence ATGGCAGATCTTGCAAGATGTCATGCCGTGGTTATTGGCGCCGGCATGGCCGGCCTTACGGCCGCTCAGGCGATCTCAGGGCATTTCGGGAAAGTCACGATCATCGAGCGTGACGTGCTTCCTGCCGGGGCCGCGCCCCGAAGCGGCACGCCGCAGGCCCAGCATGCCCATATGCTGCTCGCGGGCGGGCTGAAGGCGCTGCAGAGCCTGTTTCACGGATTTGAGAACGATCTGGCGGACGCAGGCGCCGTGAAGATCCGCACGGGCAAGGATATAAGGTACGAGCGCCCCGGGTTCGATCCTTTCCCGATTCGCGATCTCGGAATTCACGTTTTCTGCATGTCACGCCCGCTGCTCGAAGCCGTTACCCGACGACGCGTTCAGCAGACCCCGAATATCGACATTTGCGTGCGCTCCCGCGTGACCGGGCTTGTCGCGTCGCGTGATGCAAAGCGGATCGAGGCGGTCCGTTATGACAGCGAAGATGGGCCTGTGACCCTGGAAGCCGACCTGGTTGTTGAAGCCTCAGGCCGCTGCGGCCTGACGCTGCAGCTGCTCGAAGAGCTTTCTCTCGAGAGGCCCGAAGAAACCCAAATCGGCATGGACCAGGCTTACGCGAGCACCATCGTCGAGCGGCCGATCGATCACAATGCCGACTGGCTCGGCAATATCATCCTGCCGTCCGCACCCGCCAGCAGCCGCGGAGCGTTCCTGTTTCCGATCGAGAAGCAGCGATGGCTGCTTTCCGTCGGAGCCAATCATGGCGATGCGCCTCCGGGCGACCGCGCGGGATTCATGGATTTCGTCAGGAGCCTGCGCACCCCGACCATCTATGACGCGGTCAGGGACGCCCGACCGCTGACTGATATCGTCCGTTACAAGCTGCCTTGCAGCACACGGCGGCATTTCGAGCGCCTGGAGTCTTTCCCGGCGGGTCTGCTCGTCACAGGCGATGCGCTTTGCCGCTTTAATCCGGTCTTCGGCCAGGGCATGAGCGTGGCAGCACAGGAAGCCGTGATTCTGGACCGGTTGTTGGCGGAAGGTGTCCCCATGGAGCGCCTGGCGCATGATTTCTTCGCTGCCATTCAGGAGACCATCGCGACGCCGTGGGGCGTTGCCGTCAGTGATTTCGTCTATCCTGCTACGCGCGGTGTTCGCCCCGCCGACCTCGCCCAGCGCCTGCAATATGGTGTAGCCTTGACCAAGCTCGCCGCGCAGGACCCCGAGGTGCACCGGCTGACGGCGGAAGTCTCGCAGCTACTCAAGCCGCAGGCCGCGCTGCGCGAACCGGCGCTTGTGGCGCGCGTGGTGTCGCTGATGTGA
- a CDS encoding alpha/beta fold hydrolase, with amino-acid sequence MDFVTVQNGAIELNVAVSGLGPLIVCVHGFPELSYSWRHQMAHFAARGFRVAALDVRGYGRSSKPKEISAYTLRHLASDVVAVIDHMGDGPAVLFGHDWGAPIVWHTALLHPDRIRAVAGLSVPFRPRGPASFIELARSIYKGRFFYQIYFQQEGVAEAELEADTASALRKLYFALSGAAPHNKWLEPKPPEARLLDGLIDPQPFPDWMSESDLAVYADAFRAGGFRGPLNRYRAQTLDFADLAELGGRSITQPSAFIAGERDPVRAFVPGVDLYADPGIACSDFRGSTIIPGIGHWVQQEAPNETNTALEAFVRRL; translated from the coding sequence GTGGACTTTGTCACTGTCCAAAACGGAGCGATCGAGCTCAATGTGGCGGTCAGCGGCTTGGGGCCGCTGATCGTCTGCGTGCATGGATTCCCGGAGCTCTCGTACTCCTGGAGGCACCAGATGGCGCACTTCGCGGCACGGGGCTTTCGGGTGGCCGCGCTCGACGTGCGCGGCTACGGACGAAGCTCGAAGCCGAAAGAAATCTCGGCCTATACGCTGCGTCATCTCGCGTCTGATGTCGTTGCAGTGATCGATCATATGGGAGATGGCCCGGCCGTTCTGTTCGGCCACGACTGGGGCGCGCCCATCGTGTGGCATACGGCACTGCTTCATCCCGACAGGATCAGGGCGGTAGCCGGTCTGAGCGTGCCGTTCCGTCCGCGCGGACCGGCGTCCTTCATCGAACTGGCCCGATCCATCTACAAGGGGCGCTTTTTCTACCAGATCTACTTCCAGCAAGAGGGCGTCGCGGAGGCGGAGCTGGAAGCGGACACCGCAAGTGCCCTGCGCAAATTGTATTTCGCGCTGTCCGGGGCGGCGCCACATAACAAGTGGCTCGAGCCGAAACCGCCGGAGGCGAGGCTGCTGGATGGCCTCATCGATCCGCAGCCCTTTCCGGACTGGATGAGCGAGAGCGATCTGGCCGTCTATGCCGATGCGTTTCGGGCTGGCGGCTTTCGTGGCCCGCTCAACCGATACCGCGCGCAGACTCTCGACTTCGCCGATCTGGCCGAATTGGGCGGACGCAGCATTACGCAGCCATCGGCTTTCATCGCCGGCGAGCGCGATCCCGTGCGTGCCTTCGTTCCGGGAGTAGACCTTTACGCCGACCCCGGAATCGCCTGCTCCGATTTCCGCGGCTCCACCATCATCCCGGGTATCGGACATTGGGTGCAGCAGGAAGCGCCAAACGAGACCAACACGGCGCTCGAAGCGTTCGTGCGGCGGCTGTAG
- a CDS encoding efflux RND transporter permease subunit yields the protein MIARLIAWSARNLLLVFFGTTFAAAAGLYALAHLPLDAIPDLSDTQVIVYTEYPGQAPQVIEDQVTYPLTTAMLTVPRSKVVRGFSFFGVSFVYVIFEDGTDIYWARSRVLEFLNSAASRLPAGVTPTIGPDATGVGWVYQYAVMSKELNLSDTRAIQDWNLKFALAKAEGVAEVASVGGFVRQYNIVLDPQRMRDLGITMPKMRDAIRASNADVGGRTVELSEFEYVIRGKGYLKGINDLGNIVLKANNGTPVLLRDIARVELGPDERRGITELNGEGEVASGIVLQRFGVNALDVIQNVKKRFAEIASSLPKSIEIMPVYDRSNLIKAAIDTLKNTLLEECIIVALVCIVFLLHVRSALVAVLMLPVGVLMAFGAMKLLGLGSNIMSLGGIAIAIGAMVDAAIVMIENAHKHLERAKPGQSRVAILIEAASQVGPALFFSLLIITVSFMPIFTLEAQEGRLFSPLAFTKTFAMAAAAILSVTLVPALMVAFVRGKIIPEHRNPINRFLIWIYRPVIKAVMRAKIVVILIALAVLAVTVWPARQLGTEFMPNLNEGTLLYMPTTLPGLSVTKAAELLQMQDRIIRSFPEVASVYGKAGRAATATDPAPTEMFETIINLKPKAEWRAGLTLEALTAEMDKALQFPGVSNAWTQPIKARIDMLSTGIRTPIGVKVIGTDLVEIDRLAKQVEQVLRTVPGTSSAYAERGIGGYYLDIMPDRAALARYGIMIQDVQDVIATALGGQTVTTTVEGRQRFGVNMRYPRDLRSDPASIAREVLVPMPAGGAVPLGEVAKIAPARGPTSIRTENGQLAVYVYVDIRDRDIGGYVADAQAAVKAGIQFPPGAYLMWSGQYEYLERAAARLKIVVPVTLAIIFLLLYLNFRSLTETLIVMLSLPFALVGGLWLMWWLGFNLSVAVVVGFIALAGVATETGVVMLIYLNQALDERRARKAADGGALTRNDLYDAIMEGAVERVRPKMMTVVAIMAGLLPIMWSTGTGSEIMQRIAVPMIGGMISSTLLTLIVIPAIYALVKGAELGKVPVTKAEPGQAEASVI from the coding sequence ATGATCGCCCGCCTCATCGCGTGGTCGGCGCGCAATCTGCTGCTGGTGTTCTTCGGCACGACCTTCGCCGCCGCCGCCGGCCTCTACGCGCTGGCGCATCTGCCGCTCGACGCCATTCCTGACCTCTCGGATACGCAGGTGATCGTCTACACCGAGTATCCGGGGCAGGCGCCGCAGGTGATCGAGGATCAGGTCACCTATCCCCTGACCACGGCCATGCTCACGGTGCCGCGCTCGAAAGTGGTGCGCGGGTTCTCGTTCTTCGGCGTGTCGTTCGTCTATGTCATCTTCGAGGACGGCACCGATATCTACTGGGCGCGTTCCCGCGTGCTGGAATTCCTCAACAGCGCGGCCTCGCGGCTGCCGGCTGGCGTGACGCCGACCATCGGTCCCGATGCCACCGGCGTCGGCTGGGTCTACCAATATGCGGTCATGTCGAAAGAGCTGAACCTTTCCGACACCCGCGCCATTCAGGACTGGAATCTGAAATTTGCGCTGGCCAAGGCGGAAGGCGTCGCCGAGGTCGCCAGCGTCGGCGGCTTCGTGCGGCAATACAATATCGTGCTCGATCCGCAGCGGATGCGCGATCTCGGTATCACCATGCCGAAGATGCGCGACGCGATCCGCGCCAGCAATGCGGATGTCGGCGGCCGCACCGTCGAACTGTCCGAATTCGAATACGTCATCCGCGGCAAGGGCTATCTGAAGGGGATCAACGATCTCGGCAATATCGTGCTCAAGGCCAATAACGGCACGCCGGTGCTGCTCAGGGACATCGCCCGCGTCGAACTGGGACCGGACGAGCGGCGCGGCATTACCGAGCTCAACGGCGAGGGCGAGGTGGCGAGCGGCATCGTGCTGCAGCGTTTTGGCGTCAATGCGCTGGACGTCATTCAAAACGTCAAGAAGCGCTTTGCGGAGATCGCTTCCAGCCTGCCGAAATCGATCGAGATCATGCCGGTCTACGACCGCTCCAACCTGATCAAGGCCGCCATCGATACGCTGAAGAACACGTTGCTGGAGGAGTGCATCATCGTTGCATTGGTGTGCATCGTGTTCCTGCTGCACGTCCGCAGCGCGCTGGTCGCCGTATTGATGCTGCCGGTCGGCGTGCTGATGGCGTTCGGCGCGATGAAGCTGTTGGGGCTCGGCTCCAACATCATGAGCCTCGGCGGCATTGCGATCGCGATCGGCGCGATGGTGGATGCGGCGATCGTCATGATCGAGAATGCCCACAAGCATCTCGAGCGGGCGAAGCCTGGACAGTCGCGGGTCGCGATCCTGATCGAGGCGGCATCGCAGGTCGGCCCGGCGCTGTTCTTCAGCCTGTTGATCATCACCGTCTCGTTCATGCCGATCTTCACGCTGGAGGCGCAGGAGGGCCGGCTGTTCAGCCCGCTGGCCTTCACCAAGACGTTTGCGATGGCGGCGGCGGCGATCCTGTCGGTGACGCTGGTGCCGGCGCTGATGGTAGCGTTCGTGCGCGGAAAGATCATTCCGGAGCACAGGAATCCGATCAACCGTTTCCTGATCTGGATTTACCGACCGGTCATCAAGGCGGTGATGCGCGCCAAAATAGTGGTGATCCTGATCGCGCTCGCCGTTCTGGCGGTGACGGTGTGGCCAGCCCGGCAGCTCGGCACCGAGTTCATGCCCAATCTGAACGAGGGCACGCTGCTCTACATGCCGACCACGCTGCCCGGTCTTTCCGTCACCAAGGCAGCCGAATTGCTGCAGATGCAGGACCGGATCATCAGGAGCTTTCCCGAAGTGGCCTCGGTGTACGGCAAGGCCGGCCGCGCGGCGACCGCGACCGATCCGGCGCCGACCGAGATGTTCGAGACCATCATCAACCTGAAACCGAAAGCCGAATGGCGGGCAGGGCTGACGCTCGAGGCCCTCACAGCCGAAATGGACAAGGCGCTGCAGTTTCCCGGCGTCTCCAACGCCTGGACCCAGCCGATCAAGGCGCGCATTGACATGCTCTCGACGGGGATTCGCACGCCGATCGGCGTCAAGGTGATCGGCACCGATCTGGTCGAGATCGACCGGCTGGCCAAGCAGGTCGAGCAGGTACTGCGGACGGTGCCGGGGACGTCGTCGGCCTATGCCGAGCGCGGCATCGGCGGCTACTACCTCGACATCATGCCCGATCGCGCGGCACTCGCGCGCTACGGCATCATGATCCAGGATGTGCAGGATGTGATTGCGACCGCGCTCGGCGGGCAGACCGTGACGACCACGGTGGAGGGCCGCCAGCGTTTCGGCGTCAACATGCGCTATCCGCGCGATCTGCGCAGCGACCCCGCATCGATCGCGCGCGAGGTTCTGGTGCCGATGCCCGCGGGCGGCGCCGTGCCGCTGGGGGAAGTGGCAAAAATCGCGCCGGCGCGCGGGCCGACCTCGATCCGGACCGAGAACGGCCAGCTCGCGGTCTATGTCTACGTCGATATCAGGGACCGCGACATCGGCGGTTACGTCGCCGATGCGCAGGCCGCCGTCAAAGCCGGCATTCAGTTTCCGCCGGGCGCCTATCTGATGTGGAGCGGCCAGTATGAGTATCTGGAGCGGGCGGCGGCGCGGCTAAAGATCGTCGTGCCGGTGACGCTCGCGATCATCTTCCTGCTGCTCTATCTCAACTTCCGCTCCCTGACGGAAACCCTGATCGTGATGCTGTCGCTGCCGTTCGCACTGGTCGGCGGCCTCTGGCTGATGTGGTGGCTCGGCTTCAATTTGTCGGTCGCGGTCGTGGTCGGCTTCATCGCGCTGGCCGGCGTCGCCACCGAGACCGGCGTGGTGATGCTGATCTATCTCAATCAGGCGCTCGACGAACGGCGGGCGCGCAAGGCCGCCGATGGCGGCGCGCTGACGCGAAACGACCTCTACGACGCCATCATGGAAGGCGCGGTCGAACGCGTGCGTCCGAAGATGATGACGGTGGTTGCGATCATGGCGGGGCTGCTGCCGATCATGTGGAGTACCGGCACCGGCTCGGAAATCATGCAGCGCATCGCCGTGCCGATGATCGGCGGCATGATCTCCTCGACACTGTTGACGCTGATCGTGATCCCGGCGATCTATGCGTTGGTCAAGGGCGCGGAGCTTGGAAAGGTGCCTGTGACGAAAGCGGAGCCCGGACAGGCCGAAGCCAGTGTCATCTAG
- the ppx gene encoding exopolyphosphatase yields MKRPRKRASSVAVIDIGSNSVRLVVYETMARSLVTIFNEKALCGLGREVQSTGLLAEDAVAKALTALRRFRALCRIQQVGRVFAIATAACRDAKNGPDFIAKAERICGASIEILSGPREAKLSALGVVSGIHNPDGIVGDLGGGSLELIDVHGSRVSSGVTLPLGSLALQDLSHKSLKRAERIVSGDLSEVAQLKAGSGRTFYAVGGTWRSLARIHIVQSGYPLRVMHGYSIPAADALDFARRLRRLVAANMLADIEIVADARRPLLTYAALVLEYIIRVGRPKTIVFSTFGVREGLLYEMLPQHERAKDGFICAAQTLNGLLSRSARHAEELVAWTDRLVRVVKLRETAEDRRLRHAACLLSDIGWRVHPDHRGEETLSLITNGNFGSISHQGRAFVALSVFYRYAGLSEENEPPTRIRELVPPAMDERARLLGAAFRVAHLISAARTGVLPATHFRSRGRKLMLVFEHRMVDLVADRVGSRFKQLARLVGRAGSIVRK; encoded by the coding sequence GTGAAGCGACCGCGCAAGCGCGCTTCCAGCGTCGCCGTTATCGACATCGGTTCGAACTCGGTTCGTCTCGTCGTCTATGAGACGATGGCGCGCAGTCTCGTCACCATCTTCAACGAGAAGGCGCTGTGCGGACTCGGCCGCGAGGTGCAGAGCACGGGTCTTTTGGCCGAGGATGCGGTTGCCAAGGCGCTGACGGCGCTGCGGCGATTCCGGGCGCTGTGCCGCATCCAGCAGGTCGGGCGCGTCTTCGCCATCGCCACCGCCGCCTGCCGCGACGCCAAGAACGGCCCCGACTTCATCGCCAAGGCCGAGCGCATCTGCGGCGCCAGCATTGAAATCCTGTCGGGGCCGCGCGAGGCAAAACTTTCCGCGCTCGGCGTCGTCTCCGGCATCCACAATCCTGACGGCATCGTTGGCGATCTCGGCGGCGGTTCGCTCGAACTGATCGACGTGCATGGCAGCCGCGTCAGCAGCGGCGTCACGCTGCCGCTCGGAAGTCTGGCGTTGCAGGACCTGTCGCACAAATCGCTCAAGCGTGCCGAACGCATCGTCAGCGGCGATCTGTCCGAGGTGGCCCAGCTCAAAGCCGGCAGTGGCCGCACCTTCTACGCGGTCGGCGGCACCTGGCGCTCGCTGGCGCGTATTCACATCGTCCAGAGCGGCTATCCGCTCCGGGTGATGCACGGCTATTCGATCCCGGCTGCGGACGCGCTCGATTTCGCCCGGCGCCTGCGCCGGCTGGTAGCCGCCAACATGCTCGCCGACATCGAAATCGTCGCCGACGCGCGGCGTCCGCTCCTGACCTATGCGGCGCTGGTGCTTGAATACATCATCCGTGTCGGCCGCCCCAAGACGATCGTGTTCTCGACCTTCGGCGTCCGCGAAGGCCTGCTCTACGAGATGCTGCCGCAGCATGAACGCGCCAAGGACGGCTTCATCTGCGCCGCCCAAACCCTGAACGGGCTGCTGTCACGCTCCGCGCGCCACGCCGAGGAACTGGTCGCATGGACCGATCGGCTGGTGCGAGTCGTGAAGCTGCGCGAGACCGCGGAAGACCGCCGCCTGCGCCACGCCGCCTGCCTGCTCTCCGACATCGGCTGGCGCGTGCATCCCGATCATCGCGGCGAGGAAACCCTGAGCCTGATCACCAACGGCAATTTCGGTTCGATCAGCCACCAGGGCCGCGCCTTTGTCGCGCTTTCGGTGTTTTACCGCTACGCAGGCCTTAGCGAAGAAAACGAACCGCCGACGCGGATCCGCGAACTGGTGCCGCCGGCGATGGATGAACGCGCCCGCCTTCTCGGCGCCGCGTTCCGCGTCGCGCATCTGATTTCGGCGGCGCGCACCGGCGTTCTGCCCGCGACGCACTTCCGATCCCGCGGCCGCAAGCTGATGCTGGTGTTCGAACACCGCATGGTCGATCTCGTCGCCGACCGCGTCGGCAGCCGCTTCAAGCAACTGGCGCGGCTGGTCGGCCGCGCTGGCTCGATCGTGCGGAAGTAA
- a CDS encoding caspase family protein: MSRRGFILGLGVLAALTGFAVSPALADGKRVALVIGNSTYRNVPTLPNPANDGADIAAALTRLGFAVTLVTNASFDQMRRSLIALGRDAAGADMAAVFFAGHGMEISGENWLIPVDAELKKDTDAANEAVSLRSVILQVSNTTSLGLVVLDACRNNPFVAKMSRSLALRAVIGGGLGRIEPVGNVLVAYAARDGTTALDGDGRNSPFTAALLHNIETPGVEVTFMLRNVRDDVMEVTRNEQQPFVYGSLSRKAIYLAGQPSSADQVAANQANATPADASAPSRVAPAPSSLAIDPALVGTWEIMVPSDRGMSRWIWRIMGDGTYKFRAEGPRAAPAHEGTIAAVNGHWSIHANRGLTGYDDGGSYEIRDTAAVITGKLGTGYWKRSLQ; this comes from the coding sequence ATGAGCCGACGCGGATTTATTCTGGGATTGGGCGTTCTCGCGGCGCTTACCGGCTTCGCTGTCTCGCCCGCCTTGGCTGATGGCAAGCGCGTGGCGTTGGTGATCGGTAACAGCACTTACAGGAACGTGCCGACGCTGCCCAATCCAGCTAATGACGGAGCTGATATCGCCGCGGCGCTAACTCGTCTCGGCTTCGCCGTGACCCTTGTCACCAACGCCTCCTTTGACCAGATGCGGCGAAGCCTTATCGCGCTCGGGCGCGATGCGGCGGGCGCCGATATGGCGGCGGTATTCTTTGCCGGCCACGGCATGGAAATCAGCGGCGAAAACTGGTTGATCCCGGTTGATGCGGAATTGAAGAAGGACACCGACGCAGCGAATGAAGCCGTCAGCCTCCGCAGCGTGATTTTGCAGGTGTCGAACACCACAAGCCTCGGCCTTGTTGTACTCGATGCCTGCCGCAACAATCCATTCGTTGCGAAGATGTCCCGATCGCTGGCCCTGCGCGCGGTAATCGGCGGCGGCCTCGGCCGTATCGAGCCGGTCGGCAACGTGCTGGTCGCTTATGCCGCTCGAGACGGCACTACCGCTCTCGACGGGGACGGGCGAAACAGCCCGTTTACCGCGGCGCTCCTGCACAATATCGAAACGCCGGGGGTTGAGGTCACCTTCATGCTTCGCAACGTCCGCGACGACGTTATGGAGGTGACCAGGAACGAACAGCAGCCCTTCGTCTACGGCTCGCTCTCGCGCAAGGCGATCTATCTTGCGGGCCAGCCGTCGTCAGCCGACCAGGTGGCCGCAAACCAGGCGAATGCTACGCCAGCGGACGCGAGTGCACCATCGAGGGTGGCACCCGCGCCTTCTTCTCTGGCAATCGATCCGGCGCTGGTCGGGACCTGGGAGATCATGGTGCCGAGTGATCGCGGGATGTCGCGCTGGATCTGGCGCATCATGGGTGACGGCACTTACAAATTCCGCGCCGAAGGACCGCGCGCAGCGCCTGCGCATGAAGGCACGATCGCCGCCGTCAACGGCCACTGGTCGATCCACGCAAACAGGGGGCTCACCGGTTACGACGATGGCGGCTCCTACGAGATCCGCGACACGGCAGCGGTGATCACCGGCAAACTCGGCACCGGTTACTGGAAGCGGAGCCTGCAGTGA